A stretch of the Taeniopygia guttata chromosome 3, bTaeGut7.mat, whole genome shotgun sequence genome encodes the following:
- the LOC140683671 gene encoding uncharacterized protein — protein sequence MAAHMSPIREKHQESPHCTQLAVAVAFVILWLQAADGWIVQQPKENVWVTLAKSLQQDNLCLAMGSVDNPLSTCLVGVPLVADDWPVFNSDLLRTTGKRPNPVDTWDEWTKILSNSKEEPQELDLLGSSHAEYCVKFYYRRPSQNWHGLDLTKNTYRKDVTPLSKKYNSQTWCNYTSQVVSVSSTRPKVLPKGMFLICGDRVWSGIPSRLQGGPCSLGKLAILTPNKTQILEWRKEKQLARKKRSYNQFDSNCDSQLYNWGKTKRIAASIFLPWYAAAKALGELSHLECWVNKNANATSAALSDLLADEQTTRHATLQNRAAIDFLLLAHGHSCEDFDGLCCFNLSSRSKSIQAHIQQIKEQVKDLKTENPSAADPIDKTFSQWGIPGWAAPIVKGLIWILVIIFLIFIALAIFKQYLVKTFGSAYLVNKDGGDVGGSVAGDLPALPWEATDV from the coding sequence ATGGCTGCCCACATGTCACCAATCCGGGAGAAACATCAGGAATCGCCCCACTGCACCCAGCTGGCCGTCGCTGTAGCCTTTGTCATCCTGTGGCTGCAAGCGGCGGACGGATGGATTGTTCAGCAGCCGAAGGAAAACGTGTGGGTCACGCTTGCcaagtccttgcagcaggacaaTCTATGTTTGGCCATGGGCAGTGTGGACAATCCCCTGTCCACATGCCTGGTGGGGGTTCCCCTTGTTGCCGATGATTGGCCAGTTTTCAACTCCGACCTACTCCGAACCACGGGTAAGAGACCCAACCCGGTTGACACTTGGGACGAGTGGACTAAAATTCTGTCTAATAGTAAGGAGGAACCCCAAGAATTGGACTTGCTGGGGTCCTCTCACGCAGAATACTGCGTCAAATTTTATTATAGGAGGCCAAGTCAGAATTGGCATGGACTTGACTTGACCAAGAATACATACAGAAAGGATGTAACACCTCTAAGCAAAAAATACAATAGCCAAAcctggtgcaattacaccagCCAGGTGGTTTCGGTTTCTTCCACACGTCCTAAGGTGTTGCCCAAGGGgatgtttcttatctgtggggacagagtaTGGTCAGGCATCCCATCTCGGCTCCAGGGAGGACCATGTAGCCTTGGCAAGCTTGCGATTCTAActccaaataaaacccagattttagaatggaggaaggaaaaacaattggCCCGCAAGAAACGTTCGTACAACCAATTCGATTCAAATTGTGATTCGCAGTTGTACAATTGGGGCAAGACCAAGAGAATCGCTGCGTCCATATTCCTTCCATGGTACGCAGCAGCAAAAGCCCTTGGTGAGCTTTCTCACCTGGAGTGTTGGGTAAACAAGAATGCCAACGCTACGTCGGCCGCCCTTTCAGACCTCTTGGCGGACGAGCAAACCACCAGGCATGCAACCCTCCAAAATCGGGCTGCGATAGACTTTCTCCTATTAgcccatggccacagctgcGAGGACTTTGACGGGTTGTGCTGCTTCAACCTGTCATCGAGAAGCAAATCCATCCAGGCCCACATCCAACAGATAAAAGAGCAAGTAAAAGATTTAAAGACTGAAAACCCATCGGCTGCTGACCCAATAGACAAGACATTCTCGCAGTGGGGCATCCCCGGATGGGCAGCCCCCATCGTGAAAGGACTTATTTGGattttagttattattttccttattttcattgctttagccatttttaaacaatatttagtTAAGACTTTCGGTTCCGCTTATTTAGTTAATAAAGACgggggagatgtgggagggAGTGTAGCtggtgacctccctgcattgccatgggaggccacagatgtgtag